The DNA window CCACCGGCGAAGCGATTCAAGTCGTGCTGACGCAGGCCGCGTTTACCATCCTCGGTGTCATCCTGTTGGTTCCCACGTCGGACAAAGGACAGGCGTTTTTCGGCGTACTGACTGCGTCCATGCTCGCGGCGGGTCTCACCCGCTACTTCCATGACAGCCGATCGCCCAACCAATGGATCTGGGCGGCCCCGATTCTGGTGGGGTTCCTCGGGTTCGTCGTGAACGGGTTCGGCGACGGCGCTCAGCTTGCCATCGAGACCGGCCGCCTGACCGGCACCTTCGCCGCCCTCGCTCGCCCGCTCCCCCTGGACTACGCCACGGCGGGCGTCGTGGGATCACTCATCGGGTTGGCAATGACAACGCACGACTGGGAAGTCGTTACCTGGGGTTATGCAGCACACGCCTGGCAGAAGTCCAAGAGGCAACCGCCCGCCCAAAGCCCTGGGGTCTAACCTGAATGTTTCAAGACGCAGTGGGCGGACTCCAGGTGCCGCTGTGATCGCACATCTGGTGTGATCGTACGTCCGCCGCTACTGATCCAGCCGCCAGAACGGTGCCGGCTTGCCTACCAGATTCGCCTTGGCGAACGCATTGCTTGGAGCGACATCGCCGCCTCCGGGAATCTCGGCCGTCTTGATCGAGATGGCGTGACCGTCAAACATCAGGAGGTTCGTTGTCGTCTTGTTGTTGTGCCGAGCACTCACACGATTGGGGTAAGACTGCACGTTGACGGCGCCGACGCCGTCGAACAGGAACACGACGTCCGACGCGTTGCGGATCTGGTTGCGCTTGCGGCCGTACGGGAAAAGGGTGCTCGGAACACGACACATGGGGATCCCGGCATCGTTTCCGCTCGTCCCATTGGGGGCGTACCACGACCAGACCGCCAAGCCCGGATTGCCCCAGGCGGACACACAAACTTCGGCCGCGTCCGCCTGCCCGTCCTTGCGACTGGT is part of the Humisphaera borealis genome and encodes:
- a CDS encoding type II secretion system protein, translating into MSANPSTRRSGFTLVELLVVIGIIALLISILLPSLAAARQQAQTIKCLANLQQLGNCAMMYSNSNKNALLPCDIANAAGTVRYESWASLMVHYGDLSYPDYRSSTSPLAQDTALKCPAGTMDIASNAYNTSRKDGQADAAEVCVSAWGNPGLAVWSWYAPNGTSGNDAGIPMCRVPSTLFPYGRKRNQIRNASDVVFLFDGVGAVNVQSYPNRVSARHNNKTTTNLLMFDGHAISIKTAEIPGGGDVAPSNAFAKANLVGKPAPFWRLDQ